The following proteins come from a genomic window of Micavibrio aeruginosavorus EPB:
- a CDS encoding MipA/OmpV family protein: MLKPLNISAAAAVGIFSFVIAGSANAQQWINTTQQATPVSTTQQVEPDNWNYTVGGGIGYAPTYEGSDEYDALPVPVLNVEYKDGLFFANVRNGIGSYPLRGENYKVGASIGYAPGREEDEDEKNLRGMGDVEASATANLLAEYDFGFAQLNGKVTTAASGDYGTTAEVNLGSRYPLSEKIIMSGSVGTVWADEEHMKNRFGVSGVQSAASGYSQYEAESGVKSVGFSVGATYLLTDRWNANLTFRGDKLMSKAADSPVVKDDFVPAVFLTTSYKF, encoded by the coding sequence ATGCTAAAACCCCTCAATATCTCGGCGGCAGCTGCTGTCGGCATATTTTCTTTTGTTATTGCTGGCAGTGCTAATGCTCAGCAATGGATTAATACGACCCAACAAGCGACCCCGGTTTCCACAACGCAACAGGTGGAACCTGATAACTGGAATTACACCGTTGGCGGCGGTATCGGCTATGCCCCGACCTATGAAGGCTCGGATGAGTACGATGCCCTCCCGGTACCTGTCTTGAACGTCGAATATAAAGACGGCCTGTTTTTCGCTAACGTCCGCAACGGTATCGGTAGCTACCCGTTGCGCGGTGAGAACTATAAGGTTGGTGCGTCCATCGGTTATGCCCCTGGTCGTGAAGAAGACGAAGATGAAAAGAACCTGCGTGGGATGGGCGACGTTGAAGCCTCGGCCACCGCAAACCTTCTGGCGGAATACGATTTCGGTTTCGCGCAGTTGAACGGTAAAGTAACAACCGCCGCCTCCGGTGACTATGGTACCACTGCCGAAGTGAATCTCGGTTCGCGTTACCCCCTCAGCGAAAAAATCATCATGTCTGGTTCGGTTGGCACAGTATGGGCTGACGAAGAGCATATGAAGAACCGTTTCGGTGTAAGTGGCGTACAGTCGGCAGCTTCCGGCTACAGCCAATACGAAGCGGAATCCGGCGTTAAGTCGGTTGGCTTCTCGGTTGGCGCAACGTACTTGTTGACCGACCGATGGAACGCAAACCTCACTTTCCGTGGCGACAAGCTCATGAGTAAAGCTGCCGACAGTCCCGTCGTAAAGGATGACTTTGTCCCTGCGGTGTTCCTGACCACCAGCTACAAATTCTAA
- a CDS encoding DUF2975 domain-containing protein: protein MKTDTKIFSYLDKGFWMAWGALPFLAGLRIYFLFTSAYFNADGSAGGEMPIMEFSLAGKVLSSSFLCVNLIFYIALLAYMHTLTRQFRRGSLFVEGTLKYMKRIGLLMIAWPFVKVTSYNLTSYALVQFGDVNGWKMQFDLDLPLISAGLVILALRLVMSHAIKLHHDAQFTV, encoded by the coding sequence ATGAAAACCGATACAAAAATCTTCAGTTACCTTGATAAAGGGTTCTGGATGGCTTGGGGAGCGCTTCCCTTCCTTGCGGGACTGCGGATTTACTTCCTGTTCACCTCCGCCTATTTCAACGCTGACGGCAGCGCCGGGGGCGAAATGCCCATCATGGAGTTCTCGCTGGCTGGCAAAGTCCTGTCGAGTTCTTTCCTTTGTGTGAACCTGATCTTTTATATAGCTTTGCTGGCCTACATGCACACGTTGACCCGCCAATTTCGACGCGGAAGCCTTTTTGTCGAAGGCACGCTTAAATATATGAAGCGGATTGGCCTGCTGATGATCGCGTGGCCCTTTGTAAAGGTGACCTCTTACAATCTGACATCCTACGCACTCGTCCAATTCGGCGATGTGAATGGCTGGAAGATGCAATTTGACCTTGATCTTCCATTGATCTCGGCAGGATTGGTTATCCTTGCCTTACGCCTTGTCATGTCACACGCCATCAAGCTTCATCATGATGCGCAATTCACGGTATAA
- a CDS encoding helix-turn-helix domain-containing protein, producing the protein MTIIVNLDVMLAKRKMRLNDLSDAIGISIQNLSVLKTGKARAIRFSTLSAICRVLECQPGDILEYAEGEDAPENENES; encoded by the coding sequence ATGACAATAATTGTGAACCTTGATGTGATGCTGGCCAAACGCAAGATGCGTTTGAACGATCTGTCAGATGCCATCGGGATTAGTATTCAAAACCTCTCCGTTCTGAAAACAGGGAAAGCGCGGGCGATCCGCTTTTCTACCCTGAGCGCAATCTGTCGTGTTCTGGAATGCCAACCCGGCGATATTCTTGAGTATGCCGAAGGTGAAGACGCGCCAGAAAATGAGAACGAGTCATAA
- a CDS encoding recombinase family protein, which produces MIGSPSTEKRTLRCAIYTRVSDDEGLDQEFSSLDAQREAGEYHIKAQAHEGWTVLPDRYDDGGYSAKDLQRPAAKRLLRDIEDGKIDVVVVYKIDRLSRNMGDFVDLMKLFDKHKVTFVSVTQHFNTETAMGKLILNILQSFAQFEREMTAERIRDKFAASKVKGMWMGGPVPLGYDVVERKLITNPEEVKLVNHIFERYIDLKSTTLLCDELKRDGHHTKSYISGTGKSVGGRIFTPNVVIALLRQRLYLGEVHHKGKYYPGQHKPIITQELYDKAQEALSDNNNVKRKRTWMIKSKALLKGLIVCGGCEGIMSPTHTRKGHKHYHYYGANSYRRTLCEVCPSNRIPAGEIESVVSSQLKLILASPQIVVETWRNLRTRNPVYQESDLHDAMKSLESIWDSLFPEERKRITCLLIDRIVLRTNGIDIEYRADGFEKIIAHLQKTLNAHQFRRTV; this is translated from the coding sequence ATGATCGGTTCGCCATCAACAGAAAAGAGAACTTTACGCTGTGCGATTTACACCCGCGTCTCTGATGACGAGGGATTAGACCAGGAGTTCAGTTCGCTGGATGCACAGCGTGAAGCCGGTGAATACCACATCAAGGCGCAAGCCCACGAAGGATGGACAGTGCTGCCGGATCGTTATGACGATGGCGGATATTCTGCCAAAGACTTACAGCGCCCCGCAGCAAAGCGTCTTCTGCGGGATATCGAGGACGGCAAGATCGATGTGGTTGTCGTCTATAAAATCGACCGCCTCTCACGCAACATGGGCGACTTTGTCGACCTAATGAAGCTGTTTGATAAGCATAAGGTCACGTTCGTATCGGTTACCCAGCATTTCAACACCGAAACGGCGATGGGTAAGCTGATCCTGAATATTCTGCAGTCCTTCGCGCAGTTCGAGCGCGAGATGACCGCCGAGCGTATCCGCGACAAGTTTGCTGCTTCCAAAGTCAAAGGCATGTGGATGGGTGGCCCTGTGCCGCTGGGCTACGATGTAGTAGAGCGCAAGCTGATCACCAACCCGGAAGAGGTAAAACTCGTCAACCATATCTTCGAGCGTTATATCGACCTGAAAAGTACCACGCTGTTGTGTGACGAGCTAAAACGCGATGGTCACCACACGAAGTCTTATATCAGCGGCACGGGGAAGTCTGTGGGCGGCAGAATATTCACGCCGAATGTCGTGATAGCCTTACTTCGGCAGCGGCTTTACCTTGGTGAGGTTCATCACAAGGGTAAGTATTACCCCGGCCAACACAAGCCTATTATTACACAGGAATTGTATGACAAGGCGCAGGAAGCGCTCAGTGATAATAATAACGTCAAACGCAAACGCACATGGATGATCAAGTCAAAGGCCTTGTTAAAAGGGCTGATCGTTTGCGGTGGATGTGAAGGTATAATGTCACCCACCCACACGCGTAAGGGCCACAAGCATTATCATTATTACGGGGCGAATTCCTACAGGCGGACACTTTGCGAAGTCTGCCCTTCCAACCGCATCCCCGCCGGAGAAATTGAATCGGTGGTTAGTAGCCAGCTGAAGCTCATATTGGCCTCACCACAGATTGTCGTGGAAACATGGCGGAATTTGAGGACGCGCAACCCAGTCTATCAGGAAAGCGATCTGCACGATGCGATGAAGAGCTTGGAGAGTATTTGGGACAGCCTTTTCCCCGAAGAGCGCAAACGCATCACTTGCCTGCTCATTGATCGGATCGTGCTGCGGACAAATGGCATCGACATTGAATATCGTGCGGATGGATTTGAGAAGATCATCGCACACCTTCAAAAAACCCTTAACGCTCACCAATTTAGGAGGACTGTATAA
- a CDS encoding DUF2924 domain-containing protein, with product MATDILSEYAALNEMEITDLLKEWKKYFDRPPHSRSNKTYLINQIIYRIQEMAYGGLTKRTIDRLEALAESSITSERRTDTSRLAVGTRLVREVKGVEHHVQVLTDGYEYDGAKYRSLSGVAFAITGTRWNGNEFFGLAKKDPSEVRPYHRSRKAKVRS from the coding sequence ATGGCAACAGACATCCTTTCCGAATACGCAGCCTTGAATGAGATGGAGATCACAGACCTCCTGAAGGAGTGGAAGAAATACTTCGACCGCCCGCCGCACTCAAGAAGCAACAAGACCTACCTAATCAATCAGATCATCTATCGAATTCAGGAGATGGCTTATGGCGGTCTGACCAAGCGGACGATTGATCGGCTGGAGGCATTGGCCGAAAGCAGCATAACGAGTGAACGCAGAACCGATACCAGCCGCTTGGCGGTCGGGACACGATTGGTGCGTGAGGTCAAAGGCGTTGAGCACCATGTGCAGGTGCTGACCGATGGCTACGAATATGACGGTGCGAAATACCGCAGCCTGTCAGGTGTGGCCTTTGCCATCACGGGAACGCGCTGGAACGGAAATGAGTTCTTTGGGCTGGCCAAGAAAGACCCCAGCGAGGTGCGACCTTACCACCGCTCCAGAAAGGCAAAGGTGCGGTCATGA
- the rlmB gene encoding 23S rRNA (guanosine(2251)-2'-O)-methyltransferase RlmB, whose translation MAPRQNPPGRGPRAGKGPTDRSTGRSTGGRSGGRDGGRDGFKPRREGGFDKPRREGGFDRPRREGGFDRPRDDRPYGDRPRREGGFDKPRREGGFDKPRREGGFDRPRREGGFDRPRDDRPRSDRPYGDRPRREGGFDKPRREGGFDRPRREGGFDRPRDDRPRSDRPYGDRPRREGGFDKPRREGGFDKPQRDGGFDRPRRESGFDRPRRDGDFERKPRRDDRHEGRAPFKGRGEEVETTDTAIEQPKRDQMRLKAGGRPSHRPSLYGMHAVRAAWLNPNRNIHALYLSEAAMETFAPVLEEAAKAGLNRPEPLAVSKDDMDRLFPPGAVHQGIALACGQLEDVSIEDIIISGQTKARSVVVLLDQVTDPHNVGAILRSASAFGATGVVMQKMHAPELIGVLAKTACGAVDHLAVAYETNLSRTLEKLKEDGYVTIGMDERGEKTIAELDRPDKCVIVLGAEGPGMRRLVRENCDVLVRLPTHEPIASLNVSNAAAVALYAMLA comes from the coding sequence ATGGCACCCAGACAAAATCCCCCCGGTCGCGGCCCGCGCGCAGGAAAAGGACCCACAGATCGATCCACAGGACGATCCACAGGCGGGCGTTCCGGTGGACGCGATGGGGGCCGCGATGGCTTTAAGCCGCGCCGCGAAGGTGGGTTTGACAAGCCGCGTCGCGAGGGTGGATTTGACCGCCCCCGCCGTGAAGGCGGATTTGATCGCCCGCGTGATGATCGCCCGTATGGCGATCGTCCCCGTCGTGAAGGCGGCTTTGACAAGCCTCGGCGTGAAGGTGGCTTCGACAAGCCGCGCCGCGAAGGTGGCTTTGACCGTCCGCGCCGTGAGGGTGGGTTTGACCGCCCGCGCGATGATCGCCCACGGTCTGACCGTCCATATGGTGATCGTCCCCGCCGTGAAGGCGGCTTTGACAAACCGCGTCGCGAAGGTGGTTTCGACCGTCCCCGCCGCGAAGGTGGCTTTGACCGCCCGCGTGATGATCGCCCGCGTTCTGACCGCCCGTATGGGGATCGTCCCCGTCGTGAAGGCGGTTTTGACAAACCACGGCGCGAAGGCGGCTTTGATAAACCGCAGCGTGATGGCGGATTTGATCGTCCTCGCCGCGAAAGCGGCTTTGACAGACCGCGCCGTGATGGTGATTTCGAACGCAAACCGCGCCGTGATGACCGCCATGAAGGTCGCGCCCCGTTCAAGGGCCGTGGCGAAGAGGTCGAAACCACGGACACAGCCATTGAACAACCCAAGCGCGACCAGATGCGCCTGAAGGCTGGTGGTCGTCCGAGCCACCGCCCGAGCCTGTACGGCATGCACGCCGTGCGCGCCGCATGGTTGAACCCGAACCGGAACATCCATGCTTTGTATTTAAGCGAAGCCGCAATGGAAACATTCGCCCCGGTTCTGGAAGAAGCCGCGAAAGCCGGCCTGAACCGTCCGGAGCCGCTGGCCGTCAGCAAGGATGACATGGACCGTCTGTTCCCGCCGGGCGCCGTGCACCAAGGCATCGCATTGGCCTGCGGCCAGTTGGAAGATGTGTCGATCGAAGACATCATCATCAGCGGCCAGACCAAAGCGCGCAGTGTTGTCGTCCTGTTGGATCAGGTGACCGACCCGCATAACGTTGGCGCAATCCTGCGCTCCGCTTCGGCCTTCGGTGCCACGGGCGTGGTGATGCAGAAAATGCACGCGCCGGAACTGATCGGCGTTCTGGCCAAAACGGCCTGCGGTGCGGTGGATCATCTGGCTGTGGCCTATGAAACCAACCTGTCCCGGACGCTGGAAAAGCTGAAAGAAGACGGATACGTGACCATTGGCATGGACGAGCGTGGTGAAAAAACCATCGCCGAACTGGACCGCCCGGACAAATGCGTTATCGTTCTGGGGGCCGAAGGCCCGGGCATGCGCCGTCTGGTCCGTGAAAATTGTGACGTGCTGGTCCGCCTGCCGACGCATGAACCGATCGCCAGCCTGAACGTGTCCAACGCGGCGGCTGTCGCCCTGTATGCGATGCTGGCCTAA
- a CDS encoding glutathione S-transferase family protein produces the protein MSYTLYYKPGACSMAMHVILNELNVPFDAVKQDDLKAPDFLKLNPRGQVPLLVVDGEPVKEGAAIILYLLDTHANTLMPASGIERAKALEWLMWCNASLHPACSRMFWLNKQTLDDATKAQLAPLFLNGIQALWDEAEARLATTKYLAGDTITAADILLSVIANWGLPVTLGANVKRVLKDVTARPAYQKTLAAEQIEYKAAA, from the coding sequence ATGTCCTATACACTGTATTACAAACCGGGTGCCTGCTCGATGGCGATGCACGTCATCCTGAACGAATTGAACGTGCCGTTTGACGCCGTGAAGCAGGATGATTTGAAAGCTCCGGATTTCCTGAAACTCAACCCGCGCGGTCAGGTGCCGCTTCTGGTCGTGGACGGCGAACCGGTGAAGGAAGGTGCCGCCATCATCCTGTATCTGCTGGACACACACGCCAACACCCTGATGCCCGCATCCGGCATTGAACGGGCCAAGGCGCTGGAATGGCTGATGTGGTGCAATGCATCCCTGCACCCGGCGTGCAGCCGGATGTTCTGGCTGAACAAACAAACATTGGATGACGCGACCAAGGCCCAATTGGCCCCGTTATTCCTGAACGGTATTCAGGCCCTGTGGGATGAAGCCGAGGCCCGTCTGGCCACCACGAAATATCTGGCCGGCGATACAATCACCGCCGCCGATATTTTATTGTCGGTCATCGCCAATTGGGGCCTGCCGGTCACGCTGGGCGCCAATGTGAAGCGCGTATTGAAAGACGTCACCGCCCGCCCGGCCTATCAAAAAACACTGGCCGCCGAACAGATCGAATACAAGGCCGCCGCATAA
- a CDS encoding MFS transporter has product MGELWTTLKHDRMLALAIFVAALGYFVDVYDLVLFSVLRVASLKDLGLSGDALTDSGALLLNMQLIGFLIGGLIWGVMGDRVGRKQVLFGSILLYSLANIANAFVTDIPQYALCRLLAGIGLAGEIGAGITLVSEMMPRHLRGYGTTIVATVGVMGGVAAGFTGHMLPWDTAYIVGGVMGLALLLLRVSLSDSKMLKTVRDDATIKRGDLKMLLTSASRMKRYIACILVGTPPWFVVAVLITFAPEIGAAMNVTGPLSVATALPLCYLGLTVGDGVSGILSQRLHSRKKVIGLFMGLGTVLTVIFLNLNGISPTTYYAFCFAIGFSMGFWVLMLTSAAEQFGTNLRATVATSVPNFVRGTGALVISAFVMLKPDLGVVSSAMVVGLATYTIAAAALWGMRETCDVDLDFVEENTAAKTA; this is encoded by the coding sequence ATGGGCGAATTATGGACCACGCTGAAACACGACCGCATGCTGGCGCTGGCGATTTTTGTCGCGGCGCTTGGGTATTTTGTCGATGTGTATGATCTGGTTCTGTTCAGCGTGCTGCGCGTGGCCAGTTTGAAAGATCTCGGCCTGTCCGGTGATGCACTGACCGACAGCGGCGCGCTGTTGCTCAACATGCAATTGATCGGGTTTTTGATTGGCGGGTTGATCTGGGGCGTGATGGGCGACCGCGTGGGCCGGAAACAGGTGTTGTTCGGGTCCATCCTGCTTTATTCGCTGGCCAACATTGCCAATGCCTTTGTCACCGACATTCCGCAATATGCGCTGTGCCGCCTGCTGGCCGGGATTGGGTTGGCAGGGGAAATTGGCGCGGGCATTACATTGGTCAGTGAAATGATGCCGCGCCATTTGCGCGGGTACGGCACCACCATCGTCGCCACGGTGGGCGTGATGGGCGGTGTGGCCGCAGGGTTCACCGGGCATATGTTGCCGTGGGATACGGCCTATATCGTCGGTGGGGTGATGGGGCTGGCGCTTTTGCTGCTGCGCGTATCGTTGTCGGATTCCAAAATGCTCAAAACGGTGCGCGATGATGCCACGATCAAGCGCGGTGATTTGAAAATGCTGCTGACCTCCGCCAGCCGGATGAAGCGCTATATCGCCTGTATTCTGGTCGGTACGCCGCCCTGGTTCGTGGTGGCGGTGTTGATTACGTTCGCGCCGGAAATTGGCGCGGCGATGAATGTGACCGGCCCGTTATCCGTCGCGACCGCCTTGCCGCTGTGCTATCTGGGCCTGACCGTCGGGGACGGGGTCAGCGGGATTTTGAGCCAGCGCCTGCACAGCCGGAAAAAAGTCATCGGATTGTTTATGGGGCTGGGCACGGTCCTGACCGTGATCTTCCTGAACCTGAACGGTATCAGCCCGACCACCTATTACGCGTTCTGCTTCGCCATTGGGTTTTCGATGGGGTTTTGGGTGTTGATGCTGACATCGGCCGCCGAACAATTCGGCACCAACCTGCGCGCCACGGTGGCCACATCGGTGCCCAATTTCGTGCGCGGGACCGGGGCGCTGGTCATCTCCGCGTTCGTCATGCTGAAACCCGATTTGGGTGTGGTGAGTTCGGCCATGGTCGTGGGCCTGGCCACCTATACAATCGCCGCCGCCGCATTGTGGGGCATGCGCGAAACCTGCGACGTTGATCTGGATTTTGTGGAAGAGAACACAGCCGCCAAAACGGCATAG
- a CDS encoding TraB/GumN family protein: MRGFKIACLSVALCALMTSGAAHAKDPAAHLYKPDPAYPPQPAMFVLRDHDSSVYLFGSVHLLQKGTKWRTPLFNESLAHADTLWLEATFPDMTNPALLREYYKSGYDMQGNLSKRMTPDQRKDLEALMSDIGMQMADIDHLQPWAAADVITSEFYTARANNKHIETDPNKKYKRRKIIQGVEMILEKSGLGIPTKSIEHTRENMLKHSTLSDADQMAYLMNTVNDLRGEISVEQDSKMDQLFNAWVTGDLNGVHASGNKDMQEKTPGLYNMMLTTRNRQMTDAIIRELNGTGTDFVVIGAGHLAGPDSVLRMLVDKGYKPERIYDRREPELSSTKRKFSNPGYKQGKIYPEQLDVSLRRAKGDRADEIILRLSTPLSYQLCGDISPISHLVKEEEGALTIYVGPYYITQYPAAKKDDCGTPIKAASLDIPFALDDLAGDKPRILQMMAPGRMDSYKVTLSENTLLFEPMGPLSFFKPVNGRDLRLDLEESAY; encoded by the coding sequence ATGCGTGGTTTCAAAATTGCTTGCCTGAGTGTTGCCCTTTGCGCGCTGATGACCAGTGGTGCCGCCCATGCCAAAGACCCGGCCGCCCATCTGTACAAACCCGATCCGGCCTATCCGCCACAACCCGCCATGTTCGTTTTGCGCGATCATGATTCATCCGTCTATCTTTTTGGATCCGTTCATCTTCTGCAAAAGGGGACAAAGTGGCGCACGCCGCTGTTCAATGAATCATTGGCCCACGCGGACACGCTCTGGCTGGAAGCGACGTTCCCCGACATGACCAACCCGGCCCTGCTGCGCGAATATTATAAATCTGGCTACGATATGCAGGGCAATCTTTCCAAGCGCATGACACCGGATCAGCGCAAGGATTTAGAGGCGCTGATGTCCGATATTGGCATGCAAATGGCGGATATTGACCATTTGCAGCCCTGGGCCGCCGCCGATGTGATTACGTCGGAGTTTTATACCGCGCGGGCAAACAACAAACATATCGAAACAGACCCCAATAAAAAATATAAGCGCCGGAAGATTATTCAGGGCGTTGAGATGATTTTAGAGAAAAGCGGTCTGGGCATCCCGACAAAATCCATTGAGCATACGCGGGAAAACATGCTGAAACATTCAACCTTGTCCGATGCCGATCAGATGGCCTATCTGATGAATACGGTGAACGACCTGCGGGGCGAAATATCCGTCGAACAAGACAGCAAGATGGATCAGCTTTTCAACGCGTGGGTCACAGGGGATTTGAACGGCGTTCACGCCAGCGGCAATAAAGACATGCAGGAAAAAACACCTGGCTTGTATAACATGATGCTGACAACGCGAAACCGGCAAATGACCGATGCCATTATTCGTGAATTGAATGGCACAGGTACGGACTTTGTTGTTATTGGCGCGGGGCACTTGGCTGGCCCGGATAGTGTTTTGCGCATGCTGGTGGACAAGGGGTATAAACCCGAACGCATATACGACAGACGCGAACCAGAACTGTCATCAACCAAACGCAAATTTTCCAACCCCGGTTACAAACAGGGGAAAATTTATCCTGAACAATTGGATGTTTCACTCCGCAGAGCAAAGGGTGATCGGGCCGATGAAATCATTCTTCGCCTCAGCACTCCATTAAGTTATCAGCTTTGCGGCGATATCTCCCCAATCTCTCACCTTGTGAAGGAAGAGGAAGGCGCACTGACAATCTATGTCGGCCCTTATTATATTACGCAATATCCCGCCGCCAAAAAGGATGATTGCGGAACACCCATCAAGGCCGCATCCCTTGATATACCGTTTGCGCTGGATGATTTGGCCGGTGACAAACCCCGCATTCTGCAAATGATGGCCCCGGGCCGTATGGATTCATACAAGGTGACATTAAGCGAAAACACCCTGCTTTTCGAACCCATGGGTCCGTTGTCCTTCTTTAAGCCCGTGAACGGCCGGGATTTGCGATTGGATTTAGAAGAATCCGCATACTGA